ATCAACTCCTCTTGCTTTTTGACTCAGTAATAATGCATACAAAATAATCTGGCACCTGAACCTCACTCATATTACATGACTGACTGGGACGACTCACtctttctattctctctctctctctctctctctctctctctctctctatctgcagATGATTACATGCTGCCACTTGTGGAGAAAATCCACCCAACTCAGACCAATAAGATCCCCTGTATGAATTTGGAGGGTGAGAACAATTACAACATCATTAACATGATTGGAGAATCTGAGCTTCTGGATGAAATGGTGagcaaaaatgaacaaaaccccTCTCACCAATCCCTTATTTACACATATTCACAATTACAGAATCAGTCCTTTACATCTTCATATCCATATCACTTTCATTAACACACAtaatatatgagtgtgtgtgtgtttatttgtttgtagatGGATAAAATGGACGCTCTAGGAAGCTGGACACAAGCCGGTGAGGATCTTTATTAAAAACTGTTCATGTGCTGATAATCGCTGATTTGAAACACAgcaatattttgtatttatattcagaTGAAATTGTTTCATCACATCATAGTTATCTCTATGTACAGTAGCTGTGCAACACAAGCAAGCTGTGTAGCCTAAACCACTCTGCATTTCTCTTTTAGGAAACAATGTAGATGTTCTTTAATGACAGcagtaagaagaagaagaagaagaagaggaagaagaagaagaagaagaagaagaagaagaagaagaagaagagaatgaagagagatattctataaatattgtacataatgtattttattaaagatttctggattattgtcattttaattaaaagagtttaattaaaaaatgttacgagaaaattaattttgctaAATTCATTAACTATTAATGAATAGTTAACATTctttcattaacattaattattacctgagaaaaaaaatccaataactTGTATAGGCAATTGAAAgataaatgtcaacattttccTGAAGTCAGGGATGTCCACAGTGCGGCTGGACAGACGTTAACTAGTCTGTGGTTTTTAAGACTAGCTGCAATATCTCTTTTCACCTGATGGTGGCAGCAGATTGTGTTAACGCACTCTAAGGCTAAAATTTAAGAGCATTATCTCTtactcattcattaattttctaccgcttatccgaactattctcgggtcacagggagcctgtgcctatctcaggcgtcactgggcatcaaggcaggacacaccctctcaccatctcattcactcacgcaatcacacactacggacaatttttccagagatgccaatcaacctaccatgcatgtctttggaccggggaggaaaccggagtacccggaggaaacccccgaggcacggggagaacatgcaaactccacacacacaaggcggaggcgggaatcgaacccccaacccaggaggtgtgaggccaacgtgctaaccactaagccaccgtgcccccatctcTCTTACTATAAATGCTAATTAACTTACAGAATAATATGTAATGGCTAGAGCTAAAAAGCAAGAAggcagaagagaagaagagcaTGAAAACCTTGAGATACTTGCcagcaaattttaaaaattaacaatTTTGGGGGGTCATATGTCCTCCCTTTGTGTGCTGAGTCTGCATGTTCTTATTGTGTTTTGGAAGTTTattctgggttctctggtttcctccacaaTCCAAAGATAGTGTGTGACCAGATGTGTAATTGTGGCCTGTGATCAGTTAATCCTCCGTCCCCAGTGTCCCccgcctgggataggctccaagTTTACTCACAACAATGCTAagcaaacacagaacacatctTACAGGGATTACTTTAGTACAGCATCTGAGTCCACTTTCACAATGTTGTAGAGTCTTGAGAGGTTTTAAAGTGTTGTAGATGAACCTGATTATCCTGCTTCAGAGAGATAGACCAAACTGTCCCTGATTATTTTTAAGCAATTTTAAAGACATAGGTGAATACAACAGCATTCATTTCTTATACTACCTAGAGCTCAACACAATCTAAGTGAAACTTTAGTGCTGTATAATCTTCTTTCTGTATTCTTTCTGCATCACACATTCAGCCGCTGCAATCTCCATAGTAAATATACAGCTGCTATCTCGCACTGGAAACATGGTACTGCTGTTAGGTCTGACCTACCCAGATTCAGAGGCTTAGGTTTTCAACCAGATCTGCTGATCTCTTGGAAAATGGTACCAAATAAATTCACAATCCACCAGCCACAAGAGGGAGACAAATATACCAAACCTTATATTTTCCCCCCCCAGTGATTTAATGTAACTAATGTATTCCCAgctcacacccagtgttcccagcACAGGCTCCAGATCAACCACAGCCCTCATCAGGATACATgatttactgaagatgaatgaattaattcattcaaataataaaacaaatctcttTTCCATtatcagcaaaataaataaataaacattttcaacataaGGGACCATCCATTATTTAACTGGATTCAGACACAATCATGCATCACTCATGGAGGAAATGTAATATGTAgaatagagaaagacagatatcACCATCACATAATTCAGTGAAGTGAACAATAGATTACTAAGAAGTTTGGTTGGGTTTCATGCAGATCTGAATAGCTGACAATACAGCATTGTGACCAAAGAGGAAATGACTTAACAAGAGAGataataaaaagcagaaaagaCACCAGACCACAAAATAGAAGTGAGAATCAGTAGAACTTtattagaaagagaaaaattcaGAAGGTCTTCAGAATTCACATTGGTCAAGTTTGAATTTAAGATTTAATATAACATTtgtatactacacactatacaatactacaatTCTCTGTATTTTATACAACATTAACTATATATTATTAGCCATTGCTGTTTCACatctcacagtgtgtgtgttttgcatgttttcacATTGTAATTGTCCGTATGCAGGCACGTTCACACCCTTCACATGTTCTGAAACTTCAGCATTTCCTGTTGATGTCTCACAGATCTTTGTTCACATTTTTTCTCTAATCATATAAAACACATGGGGTCTGTGGGTCAGTGCTGTGGGTCACACTGGACCTTTTTAATATCTATGTCCGCAACACAGCCATCTGAAACTCATCATTATAGTTTACCCAAATAATAATTTAGGGGAAAGCAGGCACAAACGAACACTTTGTTTCCTCTGGTTTGGAGAAACATTAAAGGTTCAAAACATTTTACTtctttcacattattttttacatatttctgGAACATACATGTGTTGTTTGTGTACTATTTACACAGAAAGCTTAACCTCTCAATTTCTTCATGCCCTGCCACTGATAAAACAGTATGTTACAtccttgtctgtttttcttggCCTGTTTCCCACACCGCCATATAAGAATCATAAAAGTCAATCATGTAAATTTACATGGAAAACTTCGAAAACGTCTGTTACAGTGTGCACCAAGTTAGTCTGCCCCTTTGGTCCATCCCTCCGATGTACTCCTATACGTGCAGGTAAGCAGATgggctatgctaaattgcccctaggtgtgaataagTCTGTAAATGGTGCCCTGAGGTGATTGCCCTGGAGACACTGATTGTTTTCTCACGTCTGCTCCACTTCAACCCTGACCAACATAAAGCGTTTATAGAGAAAATAGTATATTATTTACAGCAGTTCCTTAATAATCAATCAATATATTAGGATAATAGCCTGTTGTAAGGAACTATGCCTGTTCCTTACATAGGCATACTTACAGTGTATTTACAAGTAAATTTCTCTCTGCAAACAGATGAAATCAAgtaatcagaatcagctttattggccaagtgtgttgacacacacaaggaatttggttccagctgtttgagaCTCTTAAAAttgcagacataaataacactatactatacaagacaagataatacagactacacaagacaatgcagacaatgtgatacaatatagacagtatgagtattaaatataaataaaatgtatgactgatcagttatgtacataaagtgcatgatagtgcaaataacaatattgtgcaatattatgctttttgtacattatgcagcagcagtagtgtgtgtaacctaTACAGATGATGTTCCTGTGTCTgacagttttggtaaacaaagctctatagcgcctgccagaatggaggagctgaaagaggttgtgtccagggtgtgaagggtcagtagtgatttttttcttgcctGGTTTCTGTTTCTTGTATGGTActagtcctggggagtgggcaggggggcaccaattattttttctgctgtttttaccgtcctgttttgttgctgcaccaaaccagatggtgatgatggatgtgcacagaacagattcaatgactgcagtgtagaacagcatcaacagctcctgtggcagaccatacttccttaactaacgtagaaagtacatcctctgctgggcttttttgatgatggagtttatgttgcactcccatttcaagtcttgggaaatggtagtgcccagaaacttgtatcagattattaaatgaaaaataaataaataaataaataaataactcggTGAACACAAACCTGTATCTTAGAGCACATGAAGACTGGTGAATATAAGATGTTGATTTATCCgggtatataaaataaaaacaaaatatatttatatgctaAAATATATGAATGTGCCTATGAATGTGTTCATTCAGTCATTACCAATAACTGAATGAACTGTTTTTTGGCATTTTGAATAATACAAGATACTTATTTCTAGGCTTGTAATTGTAAGTATCattattctgaaataaaataaaaaaaataaatacatacataaatctATAGTCGATTTCTTTTGTCCTTCCTAAGTGAAGAAGGTGAGggatatttttatgtaaatgagcTCATGCATTAACAGCTGTATGGAGGGTAATGGCCCATTAAGAACACTTTCTGCTCATTAACACGTGGACGATGATTAAGAGCGAGCTGTGTGAACTTTCCTGCTATAAACTTCTCAGTTTCTGTGCTTCTTCTCATTGCATCGGCTTTAAACACCCGGTGAAACATGAGTACATGTGAAGCCTGTGGGAAAACGGAAAGGCCCGGAGTGATGCTGCACAGGTAGACCTTCACAAGAAAATACACTTTACATATAAGTAATATTATGTGGGGGTATAAACGCTGAGCATGTGGATACTCCTTTTACAGATTCCCACAGGAAGAGGAACAGCTCCAGCACTGGATTTCCAGCATGCAGACAGCTGCAGGATGGAGACCTTCAGAGTCTGCGCTTTTATGTTCAGACCATTTCACCCCTGATTGCTTCCAAACATCAGGACGGTTACACTCCTATGCGGTCCCCTCTGTGTTTCAGTCCACGGTGAGTCGTTCTGTGTATCTCTTCATCAGGCACAGattatttaatgaatattttattatacccTTTATACAGATATGTCAAATAATATTCTggttattaatgtgtttaatcCTTTTGTTCTTGAACTTTTCATCAATAAAACATTGTAGATTTCATTTGACATTAGATCTAGACAGTCTTGCTTGGATATTTAGTGAAGAGTTTGATTACATTCAATTAGTTACCAGTAAactcaataatataatataatataataaagtatattattaaaaaaaatatatataaatataagtttGAAAACCTTGCTACCAAGCTATGTCTTGTAATTTTCAGTATAATAACAAGACAGATTCCGTGCCAAC
This genomic interval from Tachysurus vachellii isolate PV-2020 chromosome 17, HZAU_Pvac_v1, whole genome shotgun sequence contains the following:
- the si:dkey-228b2.6 gene encoding THAP domain-containing protein 2; the encoded protein is MLPLVEKIHPTQTNKIPCMNLEGENNYNIINMIGESELLDEMMDKMDALGSWTQAACGYSFYRFPQEEEQLQHWISSMQTAAGWRPSESALLCSDHFTPDCFQTSGRLHSYAVPSVFQSTEETSATSLETSEHEICGGCEKQVHLIEKSYKLKLLSAQLKVKKYEKELSERSHRVTKLQRKVIVLQTALKVMSMRKLVSSPKRQESSSNTTSLMK